Proteins co-encoded in one Pseudomonas fluorescens genomic window:
- a CDS encoding NADH:ubiquinone oxidoreductase: MRWMGWSLLLALVSGEALAQACVVHSQAERLDVKVCQQNRNIPEKLFNDGFCQPTLAGQKVDVQYVDQCPAGAFGVCSNAQVANMPYRQDIHYYGVATDAAYLKPYCESQSQGNWLKP, encoded by the coding sequence ATGCGGTGGATGGGATGGTCGTTGCTGTTGGCGTTGGTGTCGGGCGAAGCGCTGGCCCAGGCCTGTGTGGTGCACAGCCAGGCAGAACGCCTCGACGTGAAGGTCTGCCAGCAGAACCGCAACATCCCGGAGAAACTGTTCAATGACGGCTTCTGCCAACCCACGCTGGCGGGGCAAAAGGTCGACGTGCAGTACGTCGATCAATGTCCCGCCGGGGCGTTTGGCGTGTGCAGCAACGCGCAAGTCGCCAATATGCCTTATCGCCAGGATATCCACTATTACGGCGTGGCCACTGATGCGGCCTATTTGAAGCCGTACTGCGAAAGCCAGAGCCAGGGCAACTGGCTCAAGCCTTGA
- a CDS encoding DUF1826 domain-containing protein, with protein MFALKPLQNVTRDQVLGPTPQALASILEDEINLAIWQRQLPLHVADFAKLSLSLNEPYAEALCLELHDEDVDPDLTGLASEFRDLEGYEGFIADLKWLVGAFACLLGARRIGLRLRVLDKAMCPRFHVDHVPVRLITTYAGVGSEWLKEGEMDRQQLGKPLAEPQEKSRIQQLASGEVALLKGEKWHGNEGFGLIHRSPQPAPGERRLMLTLDWLG; from the coding sequence ATGTTTGCCCTCAAACCGCTGCAAAACGTGACGCGTGATCAAGTCCTTGGCCCAACCCCGCAAGCGCTGGCGAGCATTCTTGAAGATGAAATCAACCTCGCCATCTGGCAGCGGCAGCTACCGCTGCATGTCGCCGATTTTGCGAAATTATCGCTGTCACTCAATGAGCCCTACGCCGAAGCGTTGTGCCTGGAGCTACATGACGAGGACGTCGATCCAGACCTGACCGGGCTGGCCAGCGAATTCCGCGATCTGGAAGGCTACGAAGGTTTTATCGCCGACCTGAAATGGCTGGTCGGCGCCTTCGCCTGCCTGCTCGGCGCGCGGCGGATCGGCTTGCGGTTGCGTGTACTGGACAAGGCGATGTGCCCGCGTTTTCACGTCGATCATGTGCCCGTGCGATTGATCACCACCTACGCCGGCGTCGGCAGCGAGTGGTTGAAGGAAGGGGAAATGGATCGCCAGCAACTGGGAAAACCACTGGCCGAGCCGCAGGAAAAATCGCGGATTCAGCAACTGGCCAGCGGCGAAGTGGCGTTGCTCAAAGGGGAGAAGTGGCACGGTAACGAAGGTTTCGGATTGATCCATCGCTCACCGCAACCGGCGCCGGGTGAACGGCGTCTGATGTTGACCCTCGACTGGCTGGGCTGA
- the zigA gene encoding zinc metallochaperone GTPase ZigA, which produces MSNPLPVTVLSGFLGAGKSTLLNYVLRNREDLRVAVIVNDMSEINIDGSEVQRDVDLNRAEEKLVEMSNGCICCTLREDLLEEVAKLAREGRFDYLLIESTGISEPLPIAETFTFRDEQGQSLADIARLDTMVTVVDGLNFLPDFQAAESLASRGEILGEEDERSITDLLIEQIEFADVLLISKIDLISSSEREELMAILKRLNANAEIIPMVMGEVPLEKILNTHRFDFDRAATAPGWLQELRGEHVPETDEYGIASTAYRARRPFHPQRFFDFINQTWVNGKLLRSKGFFWLASKPTDAGSWSQAGGLMRHGFAGRWWRFVPKNQWPQDQESTAAIMENWTASVGDCRQELVFIGQNIDFAQLKSALDDCLLTDAEMALGVEGWRLLADPFGPWHDEAA; this is translated from the coding sequence ATGTCTAATCCGCTTCCCGTGACCGTTTTGTCCGGCTTTCTCGGCGCCGGAAAAAGTACACTTTTGAATTACGTACTACGTAACAGAGAGGATCTGCGCGTGGCTGTCATAGTCAACGATATGAGCGAAATCAATATCGATGGCAGCGAAGTCCAGCGTGATGTCGACCTGAACCGCGCAGAAGAAAAGCTCGTGGAGATGAGCAACGGTTGTATCTGCTGTACGTTACGCGAAGACTTGCTGGAAGAAGTCGCCAAACTGGCCCGGGAAGGCCGCTTTGATTATCTGCTTATAGAATCCACCGGCATTTCCGAACCCCTGCCGATTGCCGAGACCTTCACCTTCCGCGACGAACAGGGCCAGAGCCTTGCTGACATCGCTCGCCTCGACACCATGGTCACTGTAGTCGACGGCCTGAATTTCCTGCCTGATTTCCAGGCCGCCGAAAGCCTGGCTTCCCGTGGCGAAATCCTCGGTGAAGAAGATGAGCGTTCGATCACCGATCTGTTGATCGAACAGATCGAGTTCGCCGATGTTCTGTTGATCAGCAAGATCGATCTGATCAGCAGCAGTGAGCGGGAAGAGCTGATGGCGATCCTCAAGCGGCTGAACGCTAACGCTGAAATCATCCCGATGGTGATGGGCGAAGTGCCGCTGGAGAAGATCCTCAACACTCACCGGTTCGATTTCGACAGGGCTGCAACGGCCCCGGGCTGGCTTCAGGAGTTGCGTGGCGAGCATGTGCCGGAAACCGATGAATACGGTATCGCCTCCACGGCCTACCGCGCGCGTCGCCCCTTTCATCCTCAGCGTTTTTTCGACTTCATCAATCAGACTTGGGTGAACGGCAAGCTGCTGCGATCAAAAGGGTTCTTCTGGCTCGCGAGCAAACCCACGGATGCCGGCAGTTGGTCCCAGGCGGGTGGCTTGATGCGCCACGGTTTCGCCGGGCGCTGGTGGCGTTTCGTGCCGAAGAATCAATGGCCACAGGATCAGGAAAGCACCGCTGCGATCATGGAAAACTGGACCGCGAGCGTAGGAGACTGCCGCCAAGAGTTGGTGTTTATCGGCCAAAACATCGATTTCGCACAACTCAAGTCAGCTCTGGACGACTGTCTGCTGACCGATGCGGAGATGGCGCTCGGTGTCGAAGGCTGGCGATTGCTGGCCGATCCGTTCGGCCCCTGGCATGACGAGGCCGCATGA
- a CDS encoding glutamine synthetase has translation MKTALKCSLFGLALLTLDAWGQVPGLATCTRSANLLACVDANGNAYSVNTAGKTIYLRGFEKIGQRYWAQTNSIYGQLTFFTGVASDGEAWVGYNRRVGWTTINRFSSSGGSTGSFTCNRLTGC, from the coding sequence ATGAAAACTGCGCTGAAATGCTCACTCTTTGGTCTCGCCCTGCTGACCCTCGATGCATGGGGACAAGTTCCGGGACTCGCTACCTGCACGCGCAGCGCCAACCTGCTGGCGTGCGTCGATGCCAATGGCAATGCCTATAGCGTCAACACCGCCGGCAAGACGATTTACCTACGGGGTTTCGAGAAGATCGGCCAACGATATTGGGCGCAAACCAACAGCATTTACGGGCAGTTGACGTTCTTCACGGGGGTTGCTTCCGACGGCGAGGCCTGGGTCGGTTACAACCGCCGGGTGGGCTGGACAACAATCAACCGCTTTTCCAGCTCCGGCGGAAGTACCGGAAGCTTCACCTGCAACCGACTCACGGGCTGCTAG
- a CDS encoding N-acetylmuramoyl-L-alanine amidase encodes MHRRHLLNLMLASAALAFPFSVSATQIRNARLWRSDDKLRLVFDLSGPVSYKTFTLSAPDRLIIDLSGASLSGDFSQLALSETVIRSIRSGHFGKGDTRIVLDLSGPVQLNTFLLAPQDGQGHRLVLDLLSASKVAAPSVPRETPGKTNHPKRDIIVVVDPGHGGKDPGAVGAKGEREKDVVLSISQLLARRLKREKGFDVKLVRNDDFFVPLRKRVDIARQHKADMFISVHADAAPRLTASGASVYCLSEGGATSATARFMAQRENGADLLGATSLLNLKDKDPMLAGVILDMSMNATIAASLQLGSTVLGSLAGITTLHQKRVEQAGFAVLKSPDVPSILVETGFISNARDSQRLVTARHQQAVADGLFEGLQRYFQKNPPADSYIAWQQEQQQVRV; translated from the coding sequence ATGCACAGACGCCATTTGCTTAACCTGATGTTGGCCAGCGCTGCGTTGGCTTTTCCATTCAGTGTCAGCGCCACACAAATTCGCAATGCACGCCTCTGGCGTTCGGATGACAAGCTTCGGCTGGTCTTTGATTTGAGCGGGCCGGTCAGCTACAAAACGTTCACGCTGAGTGCGCCGGATCGCCTGATCATTGATCTGAGTGGGGCCAGCTTGAGTGGTGATTTCAGTCAATTGGCGCTCAGCGAAACGGTTATTCGCAGCATCCGATCGGGGCATTTTGGTAAGGGCGATACCCGAATCGTTCTGGATTTGAGTGGTCCGGTTCAGCTCAATACCTTCCTGCTGGCGCCTCAGGATGGTCAGGGGCATCGCCTGGTTCTGGATCTTTTGAGCGCTTCAAAAGTCGCAGCACCGAGCGTTCCACGTGAAACACCGGGAAAAACCAATCATCCAAAACGAGACATTATTGTCGTGGTCGACCCTGGCCATGGCGGCAAAGATCCCGGTGCAGTCGGTGCAAAAGGCGAGCGTGAGAAGGACGTTGTGCTTTCGATTTCCCAGTTGCTCGCGCGTCGCTTGAAGCGGGAGAAGGGCTTCGATGTGAAGCTTGTGCGCAATGACGATTTCTTCGTGCCGCTGCGCAAGCGGGTTGATATTGCCCGCCAGCACAAGGCCGACATGTTCATTTCTGTGCACGCGGATGCCGCGCCGCGCCTCACGGCTTCGGGGGCGTCTGTGTATTGCTTGTCTGAAGGTGGCGCGACTTCAGCCACTGCGCGCTTCATGGCTCAACGGGAAAATGGTGCGGATCTGCTCGGTGCAACCAGCCTGCTGAATCTCAAGGACAAGGATCCGATGCTCGCCGGAGTCATCCTCGATATGTCGATGAACGCCACGATCGCCGCCAGTTTGCAATTAGGCAGCACGGTACTGGGTAGCCTGGCGGGTATCACCACCCTGCATCAAAAACGTGTGGAACAAGCGGGATTTGCGGTGTTGAAGTCGCCCGATGTGCCATCGATTCTGGTGGAAACCGGGTTTATCTCCAACGCGCGGGACAGCCAGCGACTGGTCACGGCGCGCCATCAGCAAGCGGTTGCTGACGGTCTTTTCGAAGGATTGCAGCGCTATTTCCAGAAAAACCCGCCAGCTGACAGCTACATCGCTTGGCAGCAGGAGCAGCAACAAGTGCGTGTCTAG
- the folE2 gene encoding GTP cyclohydrolase FolE2: MNALTLPDIAAQAARQALPLDWVGMRGIALPVFIEGQRLAAKADAGVSLDDGEARGIHMSRLYLALERLEQKNLTPALLHQVLQRFLDSHEGLANSAYLDIHTDLLLRRPALVSPLAGWKTYPVTIAATLKNTVFHVELKIEVAYSSTCPCSAALARQLIQQQFVDDFANKPLQHAEVLAWLGSTQGIVATPHSQRSTAQLHLHLDEFVDGLPLTSAINDAEAALGTAVQTAVKRADEQAFALANGQNLMFCEDAARRLNLALRRSPGIREFHLRVIHAESLHAHNAVAESHWRRETA, translated from the coding sequence ATGAATGCGCTGACGCTGCCGGATATCGCCGCGCAAGCCGCCCGACAGGCCTTGCCGCTTGATTGGGTGGGAATGCGTGGCATCGCTCTACCTGTCTTTATCGAAGGCCAACGCCTGGCAGCAAAAGCCGATGCAGGTGTCAGCCTCGATGACGGCGAAGCCCGTGGCATTCACATGTCACGGTTGTATTTGGCGCTGGAAAGGCTGGAACAAAAAAACCTCACCCCCGCACTTCTGCACCAGGTTTTGCAGCGTTTTCTCGACAGCCATGAAGGCCTGGCCAACAGCGCCTATTTGGATATCCATACCGATTTGCTGCTCAGAAGGCCCGCATTGGTCAGCCCATTGGCAGGATGGAAAACCTATCCGGTGACTATTGCAGCCACTCTGAAAAACACAGTGTTCCACGTGGAACTGAAAATCGAAGTGGCCTATTCCTCGACATGCCCCTGCTCAGCCGCTCTGGCGAGGCAATTGATCCAGCAGCAATTCGTCGACGATTTCGCCAACAAGCCGTTGCAACATGCCGAAGTCCTGGCCTGGCTGGGCTCGACTCAGGGGATCGTCGCAACCCCACACAGCCAACGCAGCACCGCACAACTGCATCTGCACCTGGATGAATTTGTTGATGGTTTACCACTGACCTCGGCAATCAACGACGCCGAAGCGGCCCTGGGCACCGCGGTGCAAACTGCCGTGAAACGCGCCGACGAACAAGCCTTCGCCCTCGCCAACGGCCAGAACCTGATGTTCTGCGAAGACGCCGCTCGCCGCCTGAATCTGGCGTTGCGTCGTTCACCCGGCATCCGCGAGTTCCACCTGCGCGTGATACATGCCGAAAGCCTCCACGCCCACAATGCAGTCGCTGAAAGTCACTGGCGACGGGAGACCGCATGA
- a CDS encoding metal ABC transporter ATP-binding protein — translation MIRLQSLSWGAPGQPLTPPLSLQLESGSMTAIIGVNGSGKSSLLKVIAGLQRPLAGAVALGVPRQSGLSFLPQQQHLDRQFPISLQELVAAGFWGRRLSTQLRAQRLTQALEDWHLSGLEQRPLMALSGGELQRALLARLSLTDTPVLLLDEPHAALDEFGQALLWQHLHTWHAQGRTLVMVGHDLAAVRQHIPQTLLIKNSGCVFGPSVELIQQTPNVQVA, via the coding sequence ATGATCCGCCTGCAGTCTCTGAGTTGGGGTGCCCCCGGCCAACCGCTCACGCCGCCGCTGAGCCTTCAACTGGAGAGCGGCAGCATGACCGCCATCATCGGCGTCAACGGCAGCGGTAAAAGCAGCCTGCTAAAAGTCATCGCCGGACTCCAAAGGCCTTTGGCCGGCGCCGTCGCATTGGGTGTTCCTCGCCAAAGCGGTTTGTCTTTCCTCCCCCAACAGCAGCACCTGGATCGACAGTTCCCGATCAGCCTTCAGGAACTGGTTGCCGCCGGTTTCTGGGGACGTCGACTGTCAACGCAATTACGGGCGCAACGCCTCACCCAGGCACTTGAAGATTGGCACTTGAGCGGCCTTGAACAGCGCCCGTTGATGGCACTCTCCGGCGGTGAACTGCAACGTGCCCTGCTCGCTCGCTTGAGCCTGACCGACACGCCGGTGCTCCTGCTCGACGAGCCCCATGCTGCACTGGATGAGTTCGGTCAGGCATTGCTCTGGCAACACCTCCACACCTGGCATGCGCAAGGCCGGACGCTGGTCATGGTGGGCCACGACCTCGCCGCTGTCCGCCAACACATTCCACAAACCCTGCTGATCAAAAACAGCGGCTGCGTGTTCGGCCCCAGTGTCGAACTGATTCAGCAAACACCCAACGTGCAGGTCGCCTGA
- a CDS encoding metal ABC transporter permease, with amino-acid sequence MLSATHFWQPFLEFVFMRRALLGGLLLACSTAPLGVFLILRRMSLIGDAVAHGILPGAALGFWFAGLSLPALTLGGLGAGLSMAGLAAWITRRTGLREDASLAAIYPISLASGVLILGIAGKRLDLLHLLFGSALAVDGPTLNGMLGVSLLSLIAMALIYRPLLLDTLDPLFLRTVSRLGPIAHGVFLTLVVLNLVIGFQAIGALMVVGLMMLPAAASRFWSRRLPILIAIAAAIGCLSVWLGLLLSFYYSLPSGPAIVLVAGIGYLLSVVLGPVHGLLRRPPLLTSQ; translated from the coding sequence ATGCTCAGCGCCACTCATTTCTGGCAACCATTTCTCGAGTTCGTGTTCATGCGCCGGGCACTGCTCGGCGGTTTGCTGCTGGCGTGCAGCACCGCTCCATTAGGCGTGTTCCTGATCCTGCGGCGCATGAGCCTGATCGGCGACGCCGTCGCCCACGGCATCCTTCCCGGTGCGGCGCTGGGCTTCTGGTTTGCCGGCCTGAGTCTACCCGCGCTGACCCTGGGTGGCCTCGGCGCCGGTCTGAGCATGGCCGGACTCGCCGCATGGATCACTCGTCGTACCGGCCTGCGCGAAGACGCCAGCCTCGCGGCGATCTACCCGATCTCTCTGGCCAGCGGCGTGCTGATTCTGGGCATCGCCGGCAAACGGCTCGACCTGCTGCACTTGCTGTTCGGTTCGGCACTGGCGGTCGACGGTCCCACCCTGAACGGAATGTTGGGCGTTTCGCTGCTGAGCCTGATTGCCATGGCGCTGATCTACCGCCCGCTACTGCTCGACACCCTCGATCCGCTGTTTCTGCGCACCGTCAGCCGACTCGGTCCGATCGCCCACGGCGTGTTCCTGACGCTGGTGGTGCTCAACCTGGTCATCGGCTTCCAGGCCATCGGCGCGCTGATGGTGGTCGGACTGATGATGCTGCCCGCCGCCGCTTCACGCTTCTGGAGCCGGCGTCTGCCAATCCTGATCGCCATCGCCGCAGCCATCGGTTGCCTGTCGGTGTGGCTCGGCCTGTTGCTGTCGTTCTACTACTCGCTGCCCAGCGGTCCAGCCATCGTGCTGGTCGCAGGCATCGGTTACCTGTTGTCCGTGGTACTCGGGCCGGTTCACGGCCTGCTGCGCCGCCCGCCCTTGCTCACATCCCAATGA
- a CDS encoding metal ABC transporter substrate-binding protein: MRALLVLFSLMLSMSLSAAEKLPVVTSFSILADMMHQVGGEHIQITNMVGPDADAHTYEPTPDDAKALLKAKLIVKNGLGFEPWLDRLVTSTDTKATVISASHGVIPRSLDEDGETVPDPHAWHNLANTELYVANITKALIAADPANKADYQRNSKAYLQQIHALLAEAKAKLGSLPPGNRKIVTSHDAFGYLGQAYGIDFMAPQGLSTEREPSAAEVAALITQIRQAKVKAVFMENIKDARLLKQIADESGAHIGGTLYSDALAASGPASTFTGLFEYNLNTLYDALSQP, from the coding sequence ATGCGCGCTCTACTTGTGTTGTTCAGCCTGATGCTGTCGATGTCATTGTCGGCGGCGGAAAAACTGCCGGTGGTCACCAGTTTCAGCATCCTTGCCGACATGATGCATCAGGTCGGCGGCGAGCATATCCAGATCACCAACATGGTCGGGCCAGACGCCGATGCCCACACCTACGAACCGACGCCGGACGATGCCAAGGCACTTCTGAAAGCGAAACTGATCGTCAAGAACGGACTGGGTTTCGAGCCATGGCTGGACCGACTGGTGACCAGCACCGACACCAAAGCCACAGTCATCAGCGCCAGCCATGGAGTGATTCCCCGCTCGCTGGATGAGGACGGCGAAACCGTTCCCGACCCTCACGCCTGGCACAACCTGGCCAACACCGAGTTGTATGTCGCCAACATCACCAAGGCACTGATCGCCGCCGACCCGGCGAACAAGGCCGACTACCAACGCAACAGCAAGGCCTACCTGCAACAGATCCATGCCCTCCTCGCCGAAGCCAAGGCCAAGCTCGGTTCACTGCCGCCGGGCAATCGCAAGATCGTCACCAGCCACGATGCCTTCGGTTATCTGGGGCAAGCCTACGGAATCGACTTCATGGCACCGCAAGGCCTGTCCACCGAGCGTGAACCTTCTGCCGCCGAGGTCGCCGCGCTGATCACCCAGATCCGTCAGGCCAAGGTCAAAGCTGTGTTCATGGAAAACATCAAGGACGCGCGCCTGCTCAAACAGATTGCCGACGAAAGCGGCGCGCACATCGGTGGCACGCTGTACTCCGACGCCCTCGCCGCTTCGGGTCCGGCCAGCACGTTCACCGGCCTGTTCGAATACAACCTCAACACTCTTTACGACGCCCTGAGCCAACCATGA
- a CDS encoding carbonate dehydratase, with product MIRKNPSGDLPQIAESAYVDKTAIICGKVVIGENVFVGPYAVIRADEVDASGEMEPITIGANSNIQDGVVIHSKSGAAVTIGEFSSIAHRSIVHGPCKVGDRVFIGFNSVLFNCVVGNGCVVRHNSVVDGRDLPDAFYVPSTTRIGPGTDLSQYPPVSVSASEFSEDVARTNVDLVRGYKALQNEF from the coding sequence ATGATCCGCAAAAACCCTTCCGGCGATCTGCCGCAAATTGCCGAGTCTGCCTACGTCGATAAAACCGCAATCATCTGCGGCAAAGTGGTGATCGGCGAAAACGTATTCGTCGGCCCCTACGCGGTCATTCGTGCTGATGAAGTGGACGCCTCGGGCGAGATGGAGCCGATCACCATCGGCGCCAACTCGAACATTCAGGATGGTGTGGTGATTCACTCCAAGTCCGGCGCGGCGGTGACCATCGGCGAGTTCAGCTCCATCGCCCACCGCTCGATCGTGCATGGCCCGTGCAAGGTCGGCGACCGAGTGTTCATCGGCTTCAACAGCGTGCTGTTCAATTGTGTGGTGGGCAATGGTTGCGTGGTGCGACACAACTCGGTGGTCGATGGCCGGGATCTGCCGGATGCGTTCTACGTGCCCTCCACCACCCGCATCGGCCCGGGCACCGACCTCTCGCAATACCCACCGGTGAGCGTCAGCGCTTCGGAGTTTTCCGAAGACGTGGCACGCACCAACGTCGATCTGGTGCGCGGCTACAAGGCCCTGCAGAACGAGTTCTGA
- a CDS encoding dihydroorotase: MNSVLIRNARLVDDGHEFYADLLVSHGRIVKIGRSIFGENATLEIDANGQWLLPGMIDDQVHFREPGSPAKGSIYTESRAAVAGGITSFMDMPNTNPATLTLEALADKKRRAAINSVANYGFHFGVSHDNLDTVAALNPSEVAGVKVFMGASTGNLLVDDPKTLERLFAEVPTILLAHCEHTPSIEANTVRLREQFGEHLPPDAHALIRNAEACYRSSSLAVELAKRHGTRLHVLHLTTARELELFENKPLAHKRITAEVCLHHLLFDDRDYPDLGNQIKCNPAIKSQADRDALRLALSSNRLDVIGSDHAPHTWAEKQLSYAQAPSGLPLVQQALPALLELVADGVLPITTLVAKTSHRVADLFAIPDRGYLREGYWADLVLIQPEPEGVAVSRQPILSQCGWTPFARRSFRHRVSTTLVSGQVAWHDNRLHDGCQGLPLRFMR; encoded by the coding sequence ATGAACAGTGTGCTGATTCGCAATGCACGCCTGGTTGATGACGGGCATGAGTTCTACGCCGATCTGCTGGTCAGCCACGGTCGCATCGTCAAGATCGGCCGCAGCATCTTCGGAGAAAACGCCACACTGGAAATCGACGCCAACGGCCAATGGCTGCTGCCTGGAATGATCGACGACCAGGTACATTTCCGTGAGCCGGGCTCGCCAGCAAAAGGCAGCATCTACACAGAATCCCGCGCAGCCGTGGCCGGTGGCATCACCAGTTTCATGGACATGCCCAACACCAACCCGGCCACCCTCACCCTCGAAGCGCTGGCCGACAAAAAACGTCGGGCAGCGATCAACTCGGTGGCCAACTACGGCTTTCACTTCGGCGTCAGTCACGACAACCTGGACACTGTCGCGGCGCTCAATCCAAGTGAAGTGGCCGGGGTCAAAGTGTTCATGGGGGCGTCGACCGGCAACCTGCTGGTTGATGACCCCAAAACACTGGAGCGATTGTTCGCCGAGGTGCCGACGATCCTGCTGGCCCATTGCGAACACACGCCGAGCATCGAGGCCAACACCGTCAGATTGCGCGAGCAGTTCGGTGAACATCTCCCTCCCGACGCCCATGCGCTGATCCGTAATGCCGAGGCTTGCTATCGCTCTTCTTCACTGGCGGTGGAACTCGCCAAACGCCATGGGACTCGCCTGCACGTGCTGCACCTGACCACCGCCCGGGAGCTGGAGCTGTTCGAAAACAAACCTCTGGCACACAAACGCATCACGGCGGAAGTCTGCCTGCATCACCTGCTGTTCGATGACCGCGACTACCCGGACCTCGGCAACCAGATCAAATGCAACCCGGCGATCAAAAGCCAGGCTGATCGCGATGCCCTGCGTCTGGCCTTGTCGAGCAATCGACTGGACGTGATCGGCAGCGATCACGCCCCGCATACCTGGGCGGAGAAACAGCTGTCATATGCCCAGGCACCGTCTGGTCTGCCACTGGTGCAACAGGCGTTGCCGGCGTTGTTGGAGCTGGTGGCAGATGGCGTGCTGCCGATCACCACGCTGGTGGCGAAGACCAGTCACCGGGTGGCGGATCTGTTTGCCATTCCGGATCGCGGTTATTTGAGGGAGGGTTATTGGGCGGATCTGGTATTGATTCAGCCGGAGCCCGAGGGTGTCGCGGTATCACGACAACCGATTCTGTCGCAGTGCGGGTGGACGCCATTTGCCCGTCGCAGCTTTCGCCACCGGGTGAGTACGACGCTGGTGTCGGGACAGGTTGCGTGGCACGACAACCGGCTGCATGACGGATGCCAGGGATTGCCGCTGCGATTCATGCGCTAA
- a CDS encoding DUF3617 domain-containing protein, whose translation MNVRLLGLALGLGLALPLVAQAQMLQPGLWEMTSSNVKVDDQAMDVQSILGQIQGQITPQQRAQLEKQGINIGGKGIRACLTPQQVATNDIPLADPQSGCKQQITERNGNQWKFRFSCPRASGNGVATFVSDREFTTIANGTFNAIGINQKGSLETRAVWLGQDCGTVKPRA comes from the coding sequence ATGAACGTTCGTCTGCTGGGTTTGGCGCTGGGTCTGGGGTTGGCCTTGCCGTTGGTGGCTCAGGCGCAAATGCTGCAGCCGGGGTTGTGGGAAATGACATCGAGCAATGTGAAGGTCGATGATCAGGCCATGGACGTGCAATCGATCCTCGGCCAGATTCAGGGCCAGATCACCCCGCAACAACGGGCGCAGCTGGAGAAGCAAGGCATCAACATCGGTGGCAAGGGTATTCGTGCCTGCCTGACGCCGCAGCAAGTGGCGACCAATGATATTCCCTTGGCTGACCCGCAGTCGGGGTGCAAACAGCAGATCACCGAGCGCAACGGTAACCAGTGGAAATTCCGTTTCAGTTGCCCGCGAGCGTCTGGCAACGGTGTGGCTACGTTCGTCAGCGACCGTGAGTTCACCACCATTGCCAACGGCACGTTCAATGCCATCGGGATCAACCAGAAGGGCAGTCTGGAAACCCGTGCCGTGTGGCTGGGTCAGGACTGCGGCACCGTCAAACCAAGAGCCTGA